Part of the Engraulis encrasicolus isolate BLACKSEA-1 chromosome 23, IST_EnEncr_1.0, whole genome shotgun sequence genome is shown below.
CCTGTGGAATGCTGATGACAAAGTGCCCTTTCAGCAGGCCAAGGACCTCTGCAGACAGACATTCACCACCCACGGGGGAGTGCCAGGGATAGTGCCAGTGTCTGTGCCATACAGAAGCACAATCGACACCCCTTCTTGCCCTGATTAAGGCCCTCTaggtggccgaaacatgttggcagatttttttaaaagttcaAACATGCACTACCATATAAACCGTTTTTATTTTAGAAGAGTGGCTCCTGTTTTTTTCACCAACAGCACCAGCAGTGGGTCTCTCCCTGCCCTTCCCTTCCTTGGCAAATCACATCCTAAGCTGTGTTacagttttgcagtgtttggaagGATGTGGGTAATGGAAGAGATGTGTCTCACTTTTTGtcagatgattttttttaaagcagatCAGAAAAAGAAACATGTAACAGCAGAGACTGATATCAAACGATGTCACAaccaggagaatgtgaaaaaAGTCAGTTTTTAAAACTTTCATGATTTTAATTTTTTGGCGTGGGTCAAAAAAGGACAAGCTGTCATCATGACTATGAGGTCGACATCAGCTTGTGTCACAACCAGGTGTTTCTTTTACTGGGAAAAGACCACAAAAAGTATATAAATACATAAAACAAAAATGCTGTCTGCTATTTATTGGCAGGCTTTGATCACCACTGCATTTAATCTCTGTTGCAGCCTGTCGggggagtgattgtgtgtgtgtgtgtgtgtgtgtgtgtgtgtgtgtgtgtgtgtgtgtgtgtgtgtgtgtgcgcgcgcatgcacatgcgtgtgtgcatgtgtgcgtgtttgtgcacgtttgtgcacgtttgttgCTTGTacagatgtgcatgtgtgtgcctgtcaggCAGGGGTTGTAGGGGTCCCAAAGAGGACATCTGCTAGTGTGTCACATCTGCTCCTCTTATCTTAACCAGATGAAAACTATGAGGTCCTCCCTTGATGCCAGTCAGATAGACACTGGAAACATCAGATACTCATTAGGGCATCTatggtcagaggagaggagaggtgaggtgaagtgaagtgaagtgaagtgaagtgaagtgaagtgaagtgaggtgaggtgaggtgaggtgaggtgaggtgaggtgaggtgaggtgaggtgaggagaggagaggagaggagaggtgaggtgaggtgaggtgaggtgaggtgaggagaagcAAGGGAAGAagaagcaaggagaggagaaaatagagcaatggaagtgagtgtgtgtgatatcatCAAGGTCAGGTTAGgtcaagagagaggagaaggtcaAGAGAGGGGCGGAGCTAAGGATAGAGTAGAGTCAAAGTGAGTAGAGTAGAAGTGACTAGAAAAAGAGATGCGGGTACAAGTGAAGCCACCTTGTCTGTAGTTTTTGTTTGCTGCAGGGCCTCTGAGGAGAGTCTGTCTGTGTATCCAGCTTCTTGGCTGTGCATGTTGGCATAGACATTTGCATCTGTCACACATGttggtttctgtgtgtttctctctctctctctgtgtgtgtgtgtgtgtgtgtgtgtgtgtgtgtgtgtgtgtgtgtgtgtgtgtgtgtgtgtgtgtgtgtgtgtgtgtgtgtgtgtgtgtgtgtgtgtgtgtgtgtgtgtgtgtgatagctgtTCTGCTGCCAGTCCCTTTGTCCTCTGGGATCAGGAGGAAGTAGGGGGGCGGATCACATCTATTGAAGAGGAATAGAAAaaagcatataggcctacctactcgTGAAGTATATGCTTTTTTCTATTCCTCTTCAATAGATGTGATCCGCCCCCCTTATTTTTTGAAAGGACAGGTTATACAATAATTAATTGAGAGATGATAACAACTTATTTCGGAAACATGTATTTCCTCTTTCGTTTTTATTTTAAGCTTTTGTTTGTACTGTCTGTAAGAAATGCATGTTTGAACGCTTGAATGAATTCTAGGTTGCccacagggagagggggaagcTGATATGGCTCAATAAAACAATCAATGGGCTTATCACACTTTCTTTGCTATAGATGAGGTCATTCATAACCTTGTCCAGGACTCAGGGCTCATTCATAACTATTTAGAGGTCATTCATTGGTCAAATTATGTCATGACTCCACAGTCTGTAAGTGTCTCAGTTTTTTTTATTGCAAAATTACACAATCAAGTACAATGTCACATCAATATTTCTGACACACGTTTTCAAGACAGTAAAGGCCACTGATGTGAAGATCACATTTTATAGGGAATTGAGCTTTGACATTTAAGCTTCTCATGTGACCTGGTTTGCTTaaatatttatttgtttttgagTGGGGTTGCTTTTTGGGCCTTTTATTTGAACAGCACATTGTGTGAGGAGACAGAAAATGGTTTGAGAAATGACCCTGGCTGTACTCTCACCAGGCTCCCCattggcatgcaagcccatacatGGTCAGAGCTGTTGTGTGTTGTTCCACAGCCCTCCCCGATTGACCTGATATCTGAGGTGAGGTGATCCTCACATCAGGAAGAGCAGGTGACCTGAAAAGGTGCTGTGGTGATTGTAACTGTCCCTCACCCAGGAATTGCCCCATGCCTTGATATAGACCACATCATCTACCTCCAGCAGCAAAGACACCCCATTTGATGGCGTCATCTGATGACTTGGCTGATGAGCATACGCTAGTGCGACATGTTGTCCATTCTTGTTAAGAGATACTGCAGTAGACGTGGATGAACTGCCATCCCCAAAGACAAAGAACACAAAGTGGTAGATGCCTCTGACTGGAGCAGTGAAGATCCCTATGACAGATAAAACACATTATACAATATCCATATGAGTGAGCGCAGTTACATGCAAGGACTATTCCAATTTCAAACAGAATTGTAATTATTCAGTTTAAAACAACGTCAggaatattctgtttacatgtgtggaacagtGTTCTGCAACTGGAATATTCATAGAACACGGCCACATTCGTAATGAATAAAGAATTTACATGACTTGTCCGCAAACTGAATACTGTCAGTattacattttaaatcaaaatattCATTCAATGGAATTTTGGTCAGTGCATTCATTATTTTCTTATCTTGTATACGCTGGCTAAACACAGCATGGGATCATGACAAAATACAAACAATCAGTCCAGAAATCTGCTCTCACCTGTGTGTGGGTTGTAGGCATTTCCGATGTTGCTGAAGATGTGATTGTAGACTAGGGTTGGCTGGGGGCCACTGTAGGGTCCAAAGGTGACACTCCCAGTGGAGACAAGGGAGGCTGAGAAAGACACcctgctctcatctctctccctcctcagctcCTCCACCATCTTCTCACTGGCTCTCAATCTGGCCTCCAGAGATCTAAACTCCTCTCTTTGCTCTGCTATCATGGTACTCATCTCCCTTAGCACAGTATGGATGTTGGACTCAGCAGCTTGTTCACTCGAGGCTGGTGCGGAGTCTTCATTCCTCCAACCCACAGCCCTAACCTTGTTCTCTTGGCTCTCTGCCTCACCTGAACTCCCCTCTCGAATGCTGGCTTTCTCTCTGACTTGGTCTCCGCTGCCTTGGATCTCACAAAAGCAACACAGAAACACCCACAAAGCTACTAAGGCTTTCATTATGTCCAAGTAAAtggcttgactctctctctctctatgtctgtgtgttgctCTGTTGCAAATGACCACCCTTATGTACTGTGCTCTGTCCTTGGTGCAATGTGTCAAGATTCCCACTGCAGTTATTGATTAATTGTCAAACTTTTGAACATATTTCACTTTTTTCCATTCATGTGTCAGCCAAAAAACCTTTTTGGTAAGAAAAACCTTTTGGATTCAGGTAAATGCCCAGAACACAGAGGAATCACAGAAACCgtattaaaaatatataggcctatctcaAATTTTATTAAACACACATTAAGAATGAATTGTCCTTTAAAATAGCCTAAGCTAataagaaatgaaaacaaaataaaataaatgaaacaaaggCAGTTCGGTTATGGCGCGGGTGCGCCTCCGTAGGCTccgtatccatcatttgcattgacgtcacaatattacgtaatcgattttgctggacggcagaagtacacattcgtacataggaattatatgcagacgaagacaactttgaccataaaataccaaagaaacacgtagttcttgtatttttttttaaacgggatatgtacctggcattatcaggctaggttggccacggtggatgtgttcaaatcatagatttattcaaatgtattctgctccactagatggcataacggggacgggcggtacgacaaactgggagaagaagagaaagttgttgcttgcttccagccatgaacttactctgcctgcgatatatattttttatcccgtgtttattttcttcagtaaagttgtgaacttaaatcaaacctctgcattggcaaaataagcacatttatgcaccgtttcttcattggtggctgggcaccgcggctgcatcctcttcttcgtggcatggcacaggtaagataatgctgctaacctaacttactaggctacaagacgcacggtacattttgtgtcaggcatttcgcaaagtggtgttttgaatagcatatcttttcatctcagatgtatcttgtaggttaacttgaattctctcgcttcgtttcatccaagtggatttcattgttgtctagccacgtctgcacaatgtaggctattgtgaaatataattacataggcctatcttatcttctgtttacatgtccaatatgttcatttgtactgtattattattgaccacttatgttaccagtccatcactgctacctgtcctgtcttgcactctctgtctgtctgtaattgtcagtcctgtctatgtcctggcttggtagagagaaaacgtcgtttcccttgtatgaccataagtaaagtgacaataaaagctgacttgtcatacttcaatgtttcaaatcggtgttgcattacattgcacatgtagaaacacataggaccactgacgtgtatagtataatagaagtctgtgcaTAGGACAGAATGTAGGTTACATACTTtcattaaataattttgatttgattaaataaatcatttgaaaagatgaccttcacaagagaaagaaaagcacaacaaacctgttatttatcttttattgtttttattgtttagtaattgcaggttcatcagtcaggtggtcagcacccaaactaaaaccatgagtcatggtggccaggatgacatCCAAGAAtagcatcccagcagcacaggtaaatacatgactagtaagttgggatgagtgttattttctgacattttacatcacattttaattcagacaatattgccaagggagttaattattcagtactgtaccagtacattacaatgcatggctagattcattttaaatagcatgtttgtcttttcttttttctaattagatgggggagccaacatgaagaggtgtccagagaggcttcttcctctttggctttgcagcagcaccaggacctcaccatcagtgatgctgttcccctcatccatcgggcctacccttacattcctccccggatgcactgatcacctgtaccagttgttggagttttcagaagggctctaaattaactttttttattcactagtagccaaaatggctagtatgttaatctccaaacataccggtatatgggtcaaagtgccatgttttcttttctaccagcaaaacttaattttcccagcatttggctggttggctggtgagccctggttgtcattgatggtgagtagctgtgataataaataactgaaatgatgaagtccatctagacatgtcttgcttattttattgtactaatacaacaacgtagaacattttctgtgaaagcccaactgggaaactccaactcccattgacattgtgacacagcacacaagtgttcactgcacgaaattgcatttatgcttcacccgtgcaagggggcagcccccaatggcgccccaagggagcagtgtggcggtaccatgctcagggtatctcagtcatggaggaggatgggggagagcactgattacttaactccccccaccaacctggtgggtcgggagtccaaccggcaacctttgggatacaaggctgacactctaaccacttacccatgaccgccagtcaatcttcagtctagtctaactaattatattgtatccactaaatgtatatctcaggtgacatgggtatactggtatggggatagtgctgtatgtaaataatattaacccatttcagccggcaccaaaatgccagctaattgcctatgctcTTTTTAAGAAAGAGgtgccctcatcctataaaaaaaaaaaccaaataactaaataagtctctgaagcacatacaaacatgatatgagttttaaaagctaagaccatccttttgcattagaacatgttaattcagctctaacatacccacatttttaatctaaaaaaatccaatatgtcatgcctaaatgctgtcgctccaggcacctaggtcaatacaacgagtacacagcatccagcatcaatgggttgactattacaggcctagttcagataaccatttattaatataaataagtacttgcacgtctattgtacatgtccaccccacaatagatatcccctcccatcacctacaaaaccttgaaatgtatttgtactttgtgtctaaaaataaagtatttgagccattgaatgaactgattactacattgagttggtgtgattaaaaggttgaaatcggctaaacttgacctctggctcttccatacatccaatgtgtcatgacatcagatcatcgctcttctcatctggaaaaacagaaagataacacttagctgacacttatccaaagcaacttcgttaACTCACAGGgaattgttaactgtccctgcagcatggggcttggtgcctagctcataggcctacttcagcctggatgggaggtgaagggagaggtgtaggatgggatttgaacctgcaaccatccaatcgtaataccacttcccaaaccattaagcctctgatgtgtgtgactgatttcagagggcagacaatttggatgacaacacaacaaagtggtggacttcatattattgacaacaacatcgacactggtgggcctatgcatgtcattataaataggccagcatggataaggtgattggcatttcatgacagcatcatgctggaga
Proteins encoded:
- the LOC134439456 gene encoding complement C1q-like protein 2, with the protein product MIAEQREEFRSLEARLRASEKMVEELRRERDESRVSFSASLVSTGSVTFGPYSGPQPTLVYNHIFSNIGNAYNPHTGIFTAPVRGIYHFVFFVFGDGSSSTSTAVSLNKNGQHVALAYAHQPSHQMTPSNGVSLLLEVDDVVYIKAWGNSWVRDSYNHHSTFSGHLLFLM